The following are encoded together in the Bdellovibrio sp. ArHS genome:
- the ttcA gene encoding tRNA 2-thiocytidine(32) synthetase TtcA, which translates to MNTVNFEHPLAIKIRKQITQALNDFNMIEDGDKVMVCVSGGKDSSVLLALLTEIQRRSERKFQVEAAILDQKQPGFDATAFRVWVESLGVKLHVVEKDTYSIVKEKVQGATYCSLCSRLRRAILYDYAHAQGFTKLALGHHRDDVVHTALLNLFYVGTMAAMPAKLRSDDERNILVRPLTYVSERDIEELAAAWNFPVIPCNLCGSQDGLKRQRIKRLVRDLEKEIPNIYASIQTALGNVKPSQLMDSQLWDFKNLKASPSSPPDALPKSEPNDELKV; encoded by the coding sequence ATGAACACGGTAAATTTTGAGCATCCCCTAGCGATTAAAATTCGCAAACAAATCACCCAGGCGCTGAACGACTTCAATATGATTGAAGACGGCGACAAGGTGATGGTTTGCGTTTCGGGCGGCAAGGACTCCAGCGTTCTCTTAGCTTTGCTGACGGAAATTCAAAGACGCTCGGAAAGAAAATTCCAAGTCGAAGCGGCGATTTTAGATCAAAAACAGCCGGGCTTCGATGCGACAGCTTTTCGCGTTTGGGTTGAAAGCTTGGGTGTGAAATTGCATGTTGTCGAAAAAGACACCTACTCCATCGTCAAAGAAAAAGTTCAAGGCGCTACGTACTGCTCGCTGTGTTCTCGCCTGCGCCGAGCTATTCTTTATGATTATGCTCACGCGCAAGGCTTCACGAAGCTGGCGCTAGGACATCACCGTGACGACGTCGTGCACACGGCACTTTTGAATTTGTTCTATGTCGGAACTATGGCCGCTATGCCTGCCAAACTGAGATCCGATGACGAAAGAAATATCTTGGTTCGCCCCCTGACTTATGTTTCAGAGCGCGACATCGAAGAACTTGCCGCCGCCTGGAATTTTCCGGTCATTCCGTGCAATCTTTGCGGTTCACAAGATGGCTTAAAGCGCCAACGCATTAAAAGACTTGTGCGTGATTTGGAAAAAGAAATTCCCAATATTTATGCTTCCATTCAAACTGCGCTGGGCAATGTAAAACCCAGCCAGTTGATGGATTCGCAACTTTGGGATTTTAAAAACCTTAAGGCATCACCTTCTTCACCGCCGGACGCTCTGCCAAAGTCTGAGCCCAACGACGAATTGAAGGTCTAG
- a CDS encoding glutathione S-transferase family protein — translation MIEFYTAQTPNGRKVSLMLEELAIPYTQHNIDLGKLEQKSPEFIAKNPNGKIPVIIDTHGSYDHKTTVFESGAILYYLAEKHQAFFGHSLEEKAHVMQWLMFQMSAIGPIFGNYYYGKHTLKPENPGFIERFEKEALRLLGVMEIQLEKNTYLAGEAYTIADIATYPWLIHYLHTKPEWFESRPSIRRWAQTLAERPAVKKVMP, via the coding sequence ATGATTGAATTCTATACAGCGCAAACTCCCAATGGCCGCAAAGTGTCTTTAATGCTTGAAGAGCTCGCTATTCCCTATACTCAGCACAACATCGATTTGGGCAAACTTGAACAAAAGTCCCCCGAATTTATTGCAAAAAATCCCAACGGGAAAATCCCCGTCATCATCGACACTCATGGATCTTACGATCATAAAACCACGGTGTTTGAAAGTGGGGCGATACTTTACTATCTGGCGGAAAAACATCAGGCTTTCTTTGGCCATAGTTTGGAAGAAAAAGCGCATGTCATGCAATGGCTGATGTTTCAGATGTCTGCTATCGGCCCCATCTTCGGGAACTATTACTACGGGAAGCACACCTTGAAACCTGAAAATCCAGGTTTCATCGAACGTTTCGAAAAAGAGGCTCTTCGTCTTTTAGGAGTGATGGAAATCCAGCTTGAAAAGAACACCTATCTTGCTGGTGAAGCTTATACCATCGCCGATATAGCCACGTACCCGTGGCTCATTCACTATCTGCACACCAAACCGGAATGGTTTGAATCTAGACCTTCAATTCGTCGTTGGGCTCAGACTTTGGCAGAGCGTCCGGCGGTGAAGAAGGTGATGCCTTAA
- a CDS encoding site-specific integrase encodes MVAKVYFYQNNNSIRVRVRMGPEKFEKTFKTKSDAQDWAGIKKFQLEQAYMRKSLGVSGVSSVDPKKISDAIKHHVEMRKKKTEGEDKGVDKAIFGRFYDFIFDQGRDYLHEITCEDMEAYQSELLESMKASSVNRHFASLGGFFNRCIKRGFLKESPMRSVEPLQVEEVKKVTWTEDEINMVFPLLPKHLKQYILFIYSTGCRPKEATNLKFKEVYFDEGYLKLKSKKGGKLLERSYPIVGDIEGLLKQIKKERPFSKGDDFVFLNTKGNKIVPDVLSEKVREIRRSLGLREALTPYKLRHTFITALVASDIGLPKVQALAGHRRYQTTLGYVDMPEKELKGIVASLDEKRRERRGAI; translated from the coding sequence GTGGTAGCAAAAGTATATTTTTATCAAAACAACAACTCGATTCGAGTGCGAGTCAGAATGGGGCCTGAGAAGTTTGAAAAGACTTTTAAGACCAAATCGGACGCGCAGGATTGGGCGGGGATTAAGAAATTCCAGCTTGAGCAGGCGTATATGCGTAAAAGCTTGGGCGTTAGTGGAGTGTCCTCGGTTGATCCGAAGAAAATCAGTGATGCAATCAAGCACCATGTCGAAATGCGAAAGAAAAAAACTGAAGGCGAAGATAAGGGAGTGGATAAGGCCATTTTTGGGCGATTCTATGACTTTATTTTCGATCAGGGCCGAGATTACCTGCACGAGATTACTTGCGAGGATATGGAGGCATATCAAAGTGAGCTTTTAGAATCCATGAAAGCAAGCTCTGTGAATCGTCACTTTGCAAGCCTTGGCGGGTTTTTCAATCGGTGCATCAAAAGGGGATTTTTAAAAGAGTCGCCTATGCGGTCAGTCGAACCGCTTCAGGTTGAAGAGGTTAAAAAAGTTACCTGGACAGAGGATGAAATCAATATGGTTTTCCCCCTGCTGCCCAAGCATCTTAAGCAATATATTCTCTTCATCTATAGCACAGGTTGTAGACCCAAAGAAGCTACAAATCTAAAATTCAAAGAAGTCTATTTTGATGAAGGCTATTTAAAGCTTAAAAGCAAAAAGGGCGGGAAACTTTTGGAAAGAAGTTACCCCATCGTCGGCGATATTGAGGGCTTACTGAAGCAGATCAAAAAAGAGCGGCCCTTTTCAAAAGGCGACGACTTTGTTTTTTTGAACACAAAAGGCAACAAGATTGTGCCGGATGTTTTATCCGAAAAAGTTCGGGAGATCCGGCGAAGCCTTGGGCTTAGAGAGGCATTAACGCCGTATAAGCTTCGCCATACATTTATTACAGCTTTAGTAGCAAGCGACATAGGGCTGCCAAAGGTTCAAGCCTTGGCGGGCCACAGGCGTTATCAAACGACGCTTGGTTATGTTGATATGCCAGAAAAGGAACTAAAGGGCATCGTAGCCAGTCTCGACGAAAAGCGTCGGGAAAGGAGGGGTGCAATCTAG
- a CDS encoding lambda exonuclease family protein, which yields MKTLNQIETQIKTFQDKFGVDLLTAEQGSLNWLYSRLGVITASEVSKAVAKLGSETRNTYMCQLVAEVATGVVEEINSKYMDWGKMHEAAARASYEFANDCEIQTVGFIFKDDTFREGASLDGFIKGQNKLVEIKCPYNPTNFIKFVVEDKIKAEYMWQYQYQMRVTGADVADFVQFDPRMKVSPFKALTVERDPEYQAKFDELIPQFLMDMDTMLEMIGIKYGDQWSRLAVKESAGVA from the coding sequence ATGAAAACGCTTAATCAAATCGAAACGCAAATAAAAACTTTCCAAGATAAGTTCGGCGTGGATCTTCTTACAGCAGAGCAAGGCTCTTTGAATTGGCTTTATTCTCGCTTGGGCGTGATTACCGCATCTGAAGTGTCAAAGGCCGTAGCAAAGTTAGGCTCTGAGACTCGTAACACTTATATGTGTCAGCTTGTCGCTGAGGTAGCCACTGGAGTCGTAGAAGAGATCAATTCTAAATATATGGATTGGGGAAAAATGCACGAGGCGGCGGCTCGCGCATCCTACGAGTTTGCAAATGACTGCGAAATTCAGACTGTCGGATTTATCTTTAAAGATGACACCTTCCGTGAAGGCGCAAGTCTTGATGGATTCATTAAGGGGCAGAATAAGCTAGTCGAAATCAAGTGCCCATATAATCCGACTAACTTTATCAAGTTTGTCGTCGAAGACAAAATCAAGGCTGAGTACATGTGGCAGTATCAGTATCAGATGCGCGTGACTGGCGCCGATGTTGCTGACTTTGTTCAATTTGATCCAAGAATGAAAGTTAGTCCTTTTAAGGCTCTAACGGTCGAGCGCGATCCAGAGTATCAAGCGAAATTTGATGAGCTTATCCCTCAGTTTTTAATGGATATGGATACGATGCTTGAAATGATCGGTATAAAATATGGCGATCAATGGTCTCGCTTGGCAGTCAAAGAAAGTGCAGGAGTAGCATAA
- a CDS encoding recombinase RecT, which yields MSNLTLFQKSESLIMAQAKKFVELAKSHKAVNFEQEAHFALQALKANSFLADTAAKNPDSLINAVHNIASVGLSLNPALKHAYLVPRDGKVCLDFGYKGLVHLAVDSGSVIFAQAEIVYEKDDFVIKGRGQEPIHNRNPFAKDRGAILGAYCVAKLSNGDFLVETMSVDEIETIRDKTQAYKAFKAGKAKSAIWDTDFAEMAKKTIIRRASKSWPMSNAGRVETATKIQDEGEMAIDVSPVSVEATPQIEGPNPQFQKIRDLLDSLGKEESKFIGYLSTVNNRKIEAIEDLSQKEIDAALVQLCSWAKATQKKETQNENA from the coding sequence ATGTCAAACCTAACTCTTTTCCAAAAATCAGAATCTCTAATTATGGCTCAAGCGAAGAAATTCGTCGAGCTGGCAAAATCGCACAAGGCTGTAAACTTCGAGCAAGAGGCGCACTTTGCGCTTCAGGCTTTAAAAGCTAATTCTTTTTTGGCTGATACCGCGGCGAAAAATCCAGATTCACTTATCAATGCAGTTCACAACATCGCATCGGTCGGGCTTTCTTTGAATCCAGCATTGAAGCACGCTTACCTTGTTCCTCGTGATGGGAAAGTTTGCCTTGATTTCGGCTATAAAGGCTTAGTGCATTTAGCGGTCGATTCTGGCTCTGTGATTTTTGCCCAAGCTGAAATCGTATATGAAAAAGACGATTTCGTTATAAAAGGCCGAGGTCAAGAGCCTATCCATAATAGAAATCCTTTTGCAAAAGACCGTGGAGCAATCCTTGGCGCGTACTGTGTTGCAAAATTATCTAATGGTGACTTCCTAGTCGAAACGATGAGTGTTGATGAGATCGAAACAATCAGAGACAAGACTCAAGCGTACAAAGCTTTCAAGGCAGGCAAAGCTAAGTCAGCGATTTGGGATACCGATTTCGCAGAGATGGCTAAGAAGACAATCATCCGACGAGCTTCAAAGTCTTGGCCGATGAGTAATGCGGGACGAGTTGAAACTGCGACCAAGATTCAAGATGAAGGTGAGATGGCAATAGACGTGTCGCCTGTATCTGTCGAGGCAACGCCGCAAATTGAAGGCCCAAATCCTCAATTCCAAAAGATCCGCGACCTTCTAGATTCTCTTGGAAAAGAAGAGTCTAAATTCATCGGGTACTTATCCACAGTTAACAATCGCAAGATTGAGGCAATCGAAGATTTGTCGCAAAAAGAAATCGATGCGGCTTTAGTTCAACTTTGTTCATGGGCAAAGGCGACTCAAAAAAAGGAAACTCAAAATGAAAACGCTTAA
- a CDS encoding helix-turn-helix transcriptional regulator, with product MDSLKKKFGKKLQARRKEMGFATQTDLGNRIGVDQPMIARWETGVYYPSGEYKEALKRELKIDDSFFDEQENTDVSIVELLKRIESLEAQSRVKVPTGDRGELINLINSLDDSQVRALIGPIKQLIAAQSSMNKNKIGS from the coding sequence TTGGATTCATTGAAGAAAAAGTTTGGGAAAAAATTACAGGCTCGCCGTAAAGAAATGGGATTTGCCACCCAAACCGACCTAGGAAATAGAATCGGCGTAGATCAACCTATGATAGCCCGTTGGGAAACGGGAGTTTATTATCCTTCAGGTGAGTACAAAGAGGCCCTTAAGCGGGAATTAAAAATTGATGATTCATTTTTTGATGAGCAAGAAAATACCGACGTGAGCATTGTCGAGCTCTTAAAAAGAATTGAATCATTGGAGGCACAATCTAGAGTCAAAGTGCCAACCGGAGATAGAGGCGAACTAATCAACCTCATCAACAGTCTCGACGATTCGCAAGTGAGGGCTCTGATCGGTCCGATCAAGCAGCTCATCGCCGCGCAATCCTCCATGAATAAGAACAAGATCGGGTCTTGA
- a CDS encoding HNH endonuclease signature motif containing protein, whose protein sequence is MRYISSACPCPCLTSKKLSGEMSKSKCKNRCLGNKYVELEDDIFYVSTMNLHDLFEKHTIPEPNTGCLLWTKGVHEYGTISVNGKTLYAHRFAFSLFNGNIPSGMLVCHKCDTPGCVNPEHLWLGTINENNADKTRKGRHPFGSRNHCGKGHQYTPETLRISNGKRRCLVCQKKNSKNRRKVLL, encoded by the coding sequence ATGAGATATATCAGCAGCGCATGCCCATGCCCATGTCTAACATCGAAAAAGCTAAGCGGCGAAATGAGCAAATCAAAATGCAAAAACAGATGCTTGGGCAATAAATATGTTGAATTAGAGGATGACATTTTTTATGTAAGCACTATGAATTTACATGATTTATTCGAAAAACATACTATTCCGGAGCCTAATACGGGCTGTCTTCTCTGGACCAAGGGAGTGCATGAGTACGGAACTATCTCTGTAAACGGAAAGACACTATACGCCCACAGGTTTGCGTTCTCATTGTTTAACGGCAATATTCCGAGCGGAATGTTGGTCTGCCACAAATGTGATACCCCTGGCTGTGTAAACCCAGAGCATTTATGGCTGGGTACTATAAACGAAAACAATGCTGATAAAACAAGAAAAGGTAGACATCCTTTTGGGTCCCGAAATCATTGCGGCAAAGGGCATCAGTACACACCTGAAACATTGAGAATATCGAATGGAAAGCGGCGCTGCCTTGTATGTCAAAAAAAGAACTCAAAGAACAGGCGTAAAGTGTTACTTTAA
- a CDS encoding phage major capsid protein, with protein MSAFSLTAQSALFKTKFGKLSENAYNSANPILGTIKKDYQFVGEDYKAAVPTFFSGGVGSGQLPTANPASAVKATLVAKRVYATTEIEREALKASSSDEGAFVEAMKWNVQKTVESWNRNASRIMFGDGTGALGTISANATGTAANPVIIITDATWVEGHWEENDYVNVGTDASVFRIDEVIPSTRTVELTRLSGSLDLTSSGASAIVYMQNSKDNDPIGLKGICDAVPGDTRYGVAVARRFQSTQIAAGGSGISTDIMNELVSKIMFKSGKAPKLLVTSYLQMRKIKNFLEDQKVYQIDPRASELKGKVSWSGIEYLANGSKLAIIEDRMCPDDRMYALNTDFITAYHRPDFGWFDDDGTVFLRLANSDAYGARYGGYYQNYIIPSFQGVVTGLAK; from the coding sequence ATGTCAGCGTTTTCATTAACAGCGCAAAGTGCGTTGTTCAAAACGAAATTCGGGAAGCTTTCCGAGAATGCGTACAATAGTGCGAATCCTATTCTTGGAACTATTAAAAAAGATTATCAATTCGTCGGTGAAGACTACAAGGCCGCTGTGCCCACATTCTTCTCGGGCGGCGTTGGTTCTGGTCAATTGCCAACGGCAAACCCAGCATCTGCTGTAAAGGCGACACTTGTTGCAAAACGTGTGTATGCAACTACAGAAATCGAGCGTGAGGCATTAAAGGCATCAAGTTCAGATGAGGGCGCGTTTGTTGAGGCGATGAAATGGAACGTGCAAAAGACTGTTGAGTCTTGGAACCGAAATGCTTCGCGCATTATGTTCGGTGACGGGACTGGTGCTCTTGGTACTATTAGCGCAAATGCTACAGGTACAGCGGCGAATCCAGTAATCATCATTACGGACGCGACATGGGTTGAAGGACATTGGGAAGAAAATGACTACGTCAACGTAGGAACAGACGCGTCTGTATTCCGCATTGACGAAGTCATTCCATCGACTCGCACAGTTGAGTTGACTCGTCTATCTGGATCTTTGGATCTAACGTCTTCCGGCGCAAGTGCTATCGTGTACATGCAGAACTCTAAAGACAATGATCCAATTGGTCTAAAAGGCATCTGCGATGCGGTTCCAGGCGACACTCGCTACGGTGTTGCGGTTGCTCGTAGATTCCAATCTACTCAAATCGCAGCCGGCGGCTCTGGTATCTCTACCGACATCATGAATGAACTTGTTTCTAAAATCATGTTCAAGTCAGGTAAAGCGCCTAAGTTGTTGGTAACTTCTTATCTTCAAATGCGTAAGATTAAAAACTTCCTTGAAGATCAAAAGGTTTACCAAATCGACCCGCGCGCAAGCGAATTGAAAGGTAAAGTGTCTTGGTCAGGAATTGAGTACCTAGCAAATGGTTCTAAACTTGCAATCATTGAAGACCGCATGTGTCCAGATGACCGCATGTACGCTCTAAATACTGATTTCATCACAGCATATCACCGTCCTGACTTCGGTTGGTTCGATGACGATGGAACTGTATTCTTGCGTTTAGCCAACTCAGACGCTTACGGCGCTCGATACGGTGGCTACTACCAAAACTACATCATTCCTTCATTCCAAGGTGTTGTAACAGGCCTAGCGAAATAA